TCTTTTTGCAACTCATTTCTCAAATTACTCTTTTTCTCTTCACATTTCATTAAAATGGTAATTCTCACTCACTTTTTAGAACAATCTTCTTCAAGTAATACTCATGATGAAAAGTATGATGTTTTCTTGAGCTTTCGAGGTGTTGATACCCGTCTTAGCTTCACCAATCACCTCCACCAAGCCCTTGAGGGTGCTAATCTCAAAACCTTTTTAGACAAAGAAGAGATTCCAACCGGGCATTATTTGAAACCGGAATTGGAGAACGCAATTAAATCATCCACAACTTCTGTTATCGTGCTGTCTAAGATTTATGCTTCTTCGACATGGTGCCTTGATGAACTTGTATTGATTCTTTACAGAAATAAGAATTTCAAACAAATAGTTATCTCCATTTTCTATCATGTCGAACCCACCGATGTCAGGAAGCAACAAAACAGCTTTGGAGAGGCAATGGCAGAGCACAAAAAGAAGATGGAAGCAGAGACAAAGAATTAGGCGAAGTGTTTGTTTCTGAACGACGGAAGTGGAAAGACACTAAGGGAGAGGGATATACTCCTTTATTTTTGTGGCCGTCTTTTACGAGTCCGGACAGCCGGATCCTCAAAATAGAATAGAGAAGGGCGGATGTGGAGAAAAAAAGTTTTTTAGCAGAGAAGATATAAATATGGAAGGAAGCACTTACAAAAGTTTCTAATCTAACTGGCTTGGATGTAAAGGGCAGGTAAACTACTTTCTTACCATTCTTTTGAATAATATTAATGGGGTTGACACTTCGGATCAACTTTGTGTGATGAATTAACAGGATTTTTTTTTACAGTTAATCATCTGATCTGACTATATATAAATAGAAGTACAAATTTTTTTGATATACAATCCAAGTTTGTAAGATCTGATTTGACTATTTGAGTAATTGAAATATCCAAATCCAGTATGATGGATGTTGGATGCTCGATGCACTGGATGCGTAATAATGAACTTACCACCCAAAACAAATACACTATATGAAATTATATATTACAAAATTGTAAATATAACCACCGATTCATTATTACCATTTAATATCCTGCTAAATGTTTGACTATCCAATCGAAGGTTGTTGTTTTGTTTGGGTTAGGTTTTAATTTTCTTCAGTCGGTTATATTTGTATGGTGGTTGTTGTTCTTGGTTTAGTAAtaaagtttttgttttttttttgccaATGTAAAAAAAAAATCTAATCGAAGGTTCTCTATGGAAAATTAATTTGTAGGCTGGAGACTACGTTCATCAAAGAAATCGTTAAAGCCCTTTCCAAAAGAATACGTGTACCCGTAAGGACTACTTTACCACTACTTATTGGGAAGGAGGATGATATTAAATTCATcacttcatggttgaaagacacATCCTTACGTACCGTCGACATTCTTAGTATTTATGGTATGGGTGGGATTGGAAAGTCAACCTTAGCCAAATATGTCTATGAGTCATATTGTCGTGAGTTCGACAGAAGCAGCATCATTAAGGATATTAGTAGGAAGTGTGTTGGACAAATTAATGGATTGCATGATTTACAAAATCATCTATGTGAAGACATTTCAAAAGCAAGTCCGATTCAAGTTCATGATGTTTCTGTAGCCTCTAATAAAGTGTTGATAGTTCTTGACGATATTGGTAGTCTAGACCAATTGGATGCTTTGCTGGGAAACAAAGGTTTTAATCAAGGAAGCAAAATCATTATAACGACTAGGGACATGTCGTTGACAGAGAGGTGTATACTATTTAAAAAGAAAGTTGAATGCAGACATACGAAGTACTTACTTGAACGCTTATCTCACAACTCATCACTAAAGCTTTTATGTCATCATGCGTTCAATTGTGAAGAACTTAAAGATGGCTACAAAGTGGTTTCAAGGGATATTTTGGAGTATTGTGAAGGACATCCATTGGCTCTTAAAGTTTTGGGCTGTAATCTATATAATCGAAATCTTTCTTATTGGGAAGGCTGCATAAAAGAACTAAGAAAAGGCCCTGAAGGACCCATTTCCCGTGTAAATAAAATTTTGAGAACGAGCTTTGAATCTTTAAAGTCCAAAAATGACAAGGAATTATAAAAGTATATTGCTAGTTTTTTTGTTGGAACGGGAAGAGATTATGCGGAAACCATACTACAGGCATGTGATATAAACACTAGCACTAGAATTGAACATCTCAACGACAAATGCCTTCTTCGTACTGGAACAAATGGCGTGTTTCAGATGCATTCATTAATTCAAGAGATGGGAAAATATGTTGTAGATCTCGAATCTGAGAATCCAGGGGAACGTAGTCTATTATGGCGTACTAAGGAGTCATTAGAAGTATTGAAAAAAAAAAGACGGTATGTGAACAAACAGTCTTGTCAATTAGTAAAAATAcaagtatttgtatttatatattattttcttATAGTTCTTAATTTCTGTTGTATTTTTTCTTATTAGGGTACTAGAAATATCAAAGGTCTCAGTCTTGACCTGAGATTGATTGAAAAACAGGAGTTACGTGGATCATTACTTGAGCTGGAAACAGATGCATTTAGTATGATGTATAATCTGAAGATATTATCAGTTAAAGATGTGCTCCTCAATGGCTCTTTTGAGAATTTTCCAgagacttttttgctcagttggtccctctattataccctAAATCGCTAACAGCGTCCCTCGGTTTTTAATTTGACAATCAACATCCCTTAATTATTTTAGTTTTGCAATTCGAGTCTCTCCGTCAAATTTATGTTAAAAAGGTCCGTTAACCCCTatcatgtgcaatgcatgtgagggtataatcgtctttttactcttttcttcattTAAAATAAGGGACCACCGGCGCAAAATatcttataattatatatttttaatttataaatttataaattaaaaatcttataattataaattaaaaatatataattataagatATAAGAATCTTAAATTAAAGATATAAGATTATACTGTTGGTTTTATaagattatatatttttaatttataaatttagGAATTCTTATATCTTAACGATCGACAACGAGTTCATACTCCGTACAGATTCGATTGAGTTCATACTCCGTACAAATTCAACAACGATCAATGTGATTTAAAAGCTTCAAAGAAACTCGAAGCTTGAAACCTAGATCCGCTTTGTACTTATCGATTTTAGACAATCACACACCTCAGATCATttcgtaaaaaaataaaaataaattatgaaAATTAAAAATCCTACCGTTGGGCCTTcaactgctattttttttttttaatttatactcTTTAACTTCTATATATACACTACCCATTTACACTTCAAACAACATTCTCACATTTAAGTTGTGGGAGATTTCGACAAAAAAACGTTTAAGTTGTGGGAGATTTCGATCTTCTTTTTATCAATCTTACACGATATACTCAAGGAAGAAATACCGTTCGAGTATTCGCAAATTCTTTACTTTGACGAAAGACACCAAAAACTAGACATTCTTACTGATGAAATATTCGATCATCTTAAGGAAAATGCGATAGACTTTGCTGAACCGCTAAGGTTGTATCTTTTAAAATACGAGTCACCAGAACGTGATCAGTGGTTCCGAGTGCAACCTTTTGATCCAGATACTTATCATTCTGATTGGGTCGTGGAAGTCGTATTGTAATTTAGTATCTTTCAATAAAGTAATTTAGGAACTTAGGACGTAAAAATTTTCGTTATTGTAATGTTTTGTAACTTTATTATTATTCAAcggctataattatttattttgcgTCTTAtttattaaacttatatatatatatttaatatttttatatgttataattatatatttttaatttataattataagattttttatttataaatttataaattaaaaatatataattataagatATTTTGCGCCGGAGGTCCCTTGTTTTTaatgaagaaaagagtaaaaagatgaTTATACCCTCACATACATTGCACATGACATGGGTTAACGGACCTTTTTAACAAAAATTTGACGGAGGGACTCAaattgcaaaattaaaataattaagggatgttgattgccaaattaaaaaccgaGGGATGCTGTtagcgatttggggtataatagagggaccaactgagcaaaaaagtcatTTTCCAGAAGAATTAATATATTTGAGAATGTATGGTTTTCCTTTAGAGTCTATGCCTTCAGAATTACCAATGAAGAAGCTAGTTATTCTCTCATTGTCTTATAGCAATATCAAATCTTTTAATGTATCTTCTAATAACATGCTACGGCCTGGAAAGAGGCAAAAGGTAAGAAATTAGATAGATTGATCCACTTCAACTCTAATTTTTCTTCGATTTTGAGTCGTTGCAGTTTCTCACAGTTATACCATTTTAATAGGTGAGTGAATCGTACTCAAAAAATAATAGATTGCTTGGATCTTTGAAGAATCTTGATCCGAGCCACTGTTATCAGCTTCATACTCTTGGTGGTTTTTGTGAATTCCCTGCACTTGAGAGTTCATTTCTCAAAAATTGCACGAGTTTGGTTGAGGTTTGTGAAACAATTGAGCAATGTCAAGAACTTGTCTACATCGATCTTCGTGATTGCAGCAAGTACTGTAGAAACCTTCTAACAAATATTGACAACTTCAAAAATGTCAAATCATTACTCTAGGATGGCTGTAATATGATTGAGCTTCCATTTGAGTCATTGAAGGACGTTAAAGATAACCTGATTGACCTAAAGTTACGGCTATCTCCGTCTGTCACTACGGCTGTACAGAGGAATTTCAATTTCAATGATTCTTATTTTTCAAGCTCATTAGTAACTTTGTCGCTTTCACGTAATAATTTGTCATGCGAAGATTTTCCCATTGACTGGAGTTGCCTATCTCGGTTGAAGATTTTAAGTTTGAAGTGTAATCCAATTGTTTCGATGCCCAATTGTGTGAGAACCCTTCCTAACCTTGAGAAACTTTATATGCATAACTGTGATATGCTGACATCAATCGAACATCCTCCACATACCTTAAGATCGTTGGTGTACGATCATTCTAACATGATAACTAATTTGATACGGAAAATGTCATTTCATCCAGAAATGTCCCCACTGCAATTATGTATGAATTTGTGTTAGGACTTAAAATAGATGTAATTTGAGTCTAGAATCATTTTTGTATGAGTGTGGTATGTGTCATATAAATACCACACTTAGACTAGAATTTAAAGCTAAGCCTTCATAATCACCCTCACCCTCACACCTTCACTTTCACACACTTAGCAAATGCTCTCAACCTTCAACCTCACCATTGTAATTGTAATTCATAGTGATCTATTCTAACTGTTTCTGTTAATCATCgtatacatcttcatcatcatcaatacacACACTTATTCATATACAGaacctatacatacatatatgatatacatatatacactctGATCAAACAATTATCATCACGAAATCATGAATTGAAGCTGAAATCTAaccttacatgtggtatcagagctcaaggAGCTAGACTTCATCGATCCAGTAGCTGATTTCATGCTTGATTCGTGATTAAACCTATGTTCTTCaaactttgacttttgttgacttgtaaAGCAATAATCTAATTCAGTTGTTTTTAGATCGAATTGAAAGTTGCTACAGGTTCCTAATCATCAATTGAAGCTTCGTCAATCATTAATTCAAGCTAAAACTGTCCAGATTTAGATTTCATGATTTTGAGTTCTTTGATGGCGGTTTTACAGTGATCTTCAAATTTGGAAGATCTAACGAGTTAATCATTAGGAAACTGATTAGTACCTGTTCCAGAGGAATGCAGCAACACTCGTTGATCAATTGTTGCAGGTTGAACGGAATTTTGGccggaaaatgaaatgtcccgttcttattgattaaaaacgttccatattaattgatttcgttgcgaggttttgacctctatatgagacgtttttcaaagactgcattcattttaaaacaaaccataacctttatttcatcaataaaggtttaaaaagctttacgtagattatcaaataatgataatctaaaatatcctgtttacacacgaccattacataatggtttacaatacaaatatgttacaacaaaataagtttcttgaatgcagtttttacacaatatcatacaagcatggactccaattctcgtccttatttaagtatgtgacagcggaagctcttaataatcacctgagaataatcatgcttaaaacgtcaacaaaaatgttggtgagttataggtttaacctatatatatcaaatcataataatagaccacaagattt
This genomic stretch from Rutidosis leptorrhynchoides isolate AG116_Rl617_1_P2 chromosome 11, CSIRO_AGI_Rlap_v1, whole genome shotgun sequence harbors:
- the LOC139875029 gene encoding disease resistance protein Roq1-like, translated to MVILTHFLEQSSSSNTHDEKYDVFLSFRGVDTRLSFTNHLHQALEGANLKTFLDKEEIPTGHYLKPELENAIKSSTTSVIVLSKIYASSTWCLDELEATKQLWRGNGRAQKEDGSRDKELGEVLETTFIKEIVKALSKRIRVPVRTTLPLLIGKEDDIKFITSWLKDTSLRTVDILSIYGMGGIGKSTLAKYVYESYCREFDRSSIIKDISRKCVGQINGLHDLQNHLCEDISKASPIQVHDVSVASNKVLIVLDDIGSLDQLDALLGNKGFNQGSKIIITTRDMSLTERCILFKKKVECRHTKYLLERLSHNSSLKLLCHHAFNCEELKDGYKVVSRDILEYCEGHPLALKVLGCNLYNRNLSYWEGCIKELRKGPEGPISRGTRNIKGLSLDLRLIEKQELRGSLLELETDAFSMMYNLKILSVKDVLLNGSFENFPETFLLKSMPSELPMKKLVILSLSYSNIKSFNVSSNNMLRPGKRQKVSESYSKNNRLLGSLKNLDPSHCYQLHTLGGFCEFPALESSFLKNCTSLVEDGCNMIELPFESLKDVKDNLIDLKLRLSPSVTTAVQRNFNFNDSYFSSSLVTLSLSRNNLSCEDFPIDWSCLSRLKILSLKCNPIVSMPNCVRTLPNLEKLYMHNCDMLTSIEHPPHTLRSLVYDHSNMITNLIRKMSFHPEMSPLQLCMNLC